A region from the Natronoarchaeum mannanilyticum genome encodes:
- a CDS encoding DUF7576 family protein → MPVANADDVDGADRAIECANCGAPIDRNEWHPVRASTVDDEFRIYAFCSERCRASWSGPDR, encoded by the coding sequence GTGCCAGTGGCAAACGCCGACGACGTCGACGGGGCGGACCGCGCGATAGAGTGTGCGAACTGCGGCGCGCCGATCGACCGCAACGAGTGGCACCCCGTTCGGGCCAGCACCGTCGACGACGAGTTCCGGATCTACGCGTTCTGCAGCGAACGCTGTCGGGCGTCGTGGTCCGGGCCGGACCGCTGA